The Xenopus laevis strain J_2021 chromosome 7S, Xenopus_laevis_v10.1, whole genome shotgun sequence genome includes a window with the following:
- the LOC121396630 gene encoding uncharacterized protein LOC121396630 yields MDGTQLKIGGMRGWLKQMFKKDQQKPARPPKPETISKFTSDHSSSSSDWNHLVPEETSPPPNSRISWPEHCKRWSRHYDAYICHSERDSDYAIELLHYLEAQPEDLRCFLPIRNLPVGGPIPSEICSSLRNSHCWIMLLTAQFLADGWCQYHMHQALAESPLSEGRIIPVMINLQMSQYPSELRFMHAIRSQSCDASEFCKIRDGIYSYMINNLQTIDSTMERKDASSSNIDESSDETHKSCSSTMESKCQAEESSINMKETSCEAQTPCNSMHKISTNILEISTSMQGRRCKAQKSCRKMEATEISSRDMDKSRYETQESGREMQGKAGIDFVERHGEAQQNCRDMQESSCQLQGSNMDIQCISDKTQIYNIDNCHDAQNPCSSAQQRHCDTQRNNDNVGGSLDLEHCSLEDTRATKLQIHYSNINTQTAQKPPSLSRAHIYTRLNNGDTCEGALILNQKTGSCTWTSSWRSTNE; encoded by the exons ATGGATGGGACTCAGTTGAAGATTGGAGGAATGCGTG GGTGGCTCAAGCAAATGTTTAAGAAGGATCAGCAGAAACCAGCCAGACCTCCCAAACCGGAGACCATTTCTAAATTCACCTCTgatcacagcagcagcagcagtgattgGAATCATTTGGTGCCAGAGGAAACCTCACCACCACCAAATTCTCGGATTTCCTGGCCAGAACACTGCAAGCGTTGGTCACGCCATTATGATGCTTATATCTGCCATAGCGAGAGAGACTCAGATTACGCCATCGAATTGCTTCATTATTTGGAGGCTCAGCCGGAGGATCTGCGCTGTTTCCTGCCCATAAGGAATTTGCCAGTCGGAGGCCCAATCCCATCGGAGATTTGCAGCAGTTTGAGGAACAGTCACTGCTGGATTATGCTGCTCACTGCACAGTTCCTCGCTGATGGCTGGTGTCAATATCACATGCACCAAGCTCTGGCGGAATCACCTCTTTCCGAAGGGAGAATCATTCCTGTTATGATAAACCTGCAAATGTCTCAATATCCATCGGAGCTAAGGTTTATGCATGCCATCAGGTCCCAGTCCTGTGATGCCAGCGAGTTTTGTAAAATAAGGGACGGCATTTACAGCT ATATGATAAACAACCTGCAGACTATTGACAGTACAATGGAGAGGAAAGATGCGTCAAGCAGTAACATTGATGAAAGTAGCGATGAGACCCATAAATCCTGCAGCAGCACAATGGAAAGCAAATGCCAGGCAGAAGAATCCAGCATTAACATGAAGGAAACAAGCTGTGAGGCACAGACACCTTGCAATTCCATGCACAAAATAAGCACCAACATACTGGAGATCAGCACTAGCATGCAAGGAAGGCGCTGTAAAGCGCAGAAGTCCTGCCGTAAAATGGAGGCGACTGAAATCTCCAGCAGGGACATGGATAAAAGTAGATACGAGACACAGGAGTCTGGTAGAGAAATGCAAGGCAAGGCCGGGATAGACTTTGTGGAAAGGCACGGAGAAGCACAGCAGAACTGCAGAGACATGCAGGAAAGCAGTTGTCAGTTACAGGGGTCCAACATGGACATTCAGTGTATAAGTGATAAGACACAAATCTATAATATAGATAATTGTCATGATGCACAAAACCCCTGCAGTAGCGCACAACAAAGGCATTGTGATACACAAAGAAACAATGATAACGTAGGAGGTAGTTTAGACTTAGAGCATTGCAGCCTGGAGGACACAAGAGCTACAAAGCTACAAATCCACTACTCCAACATTAACACACAGACTGCACAGAAGCCCCCTTCTTTAAGCAGAGCTCATATATACACACGCCTAAACAACGGGGACACGTGTGAAGGTGCCCTGATCCTGAACCAAAAGACTGGCTCCTGCACATGGACTTCTTCTTGGAGATCAACAAATGAGTAA
- the LOC121396631 gene encoding neural cell adhesion molecule 1-like — MRKMEPHRYFTSILIVLAALVGCSTQNKLQIIPSRGHMYLGESLTFLCKAGSEGTMKWLNGEDEEIQSDEIKEIDESTISIGLTADSLEPRVIKCHMEYESGETEETKLTLSIIEKSQFVGDLEKQKTFSSGTSVQLPCQAKGIPLPKISWIRNGETVPSSQGHISVSTDGTLNINNIQLADSGVYSCRAWIEERKEEAFRNVSVIVNAPPTAWFQNSDLNVNLKSDANLTCRVTGHPLPKVTWTRGSGPVTHDGQKYVLSATGQELSVLQLDVSDEGEYICSAQNKFGQVSATLTLQVIEAQTLSKGVLIGIVLLIILVLLLVIDLTCYRTKRRGFLMFLTSKVLRNQIPQVKLEENEKKASAEKSHVVKISGVEA; from the exons ATGCGCAAGATGGAACCACACAGATACTTCACCTCCATCCTCATAGTGCTGGCGGCTCTGG TTGGCTGCAGCACCCAGAATAAACTACAGATTATCCCCTCGCGAGGACATATGTACTTGGGAGAAAGCCTGACTTTTCTGTGCAAAG CTGGGTCTGAGGGCACCATGAAGTGGCTGAATGGTGAAGATGAAGAAATACAGTCGGATGAAATAAAAGAGATCGACGAGAGCACCATCAGCATTGGCCTTACTGCTGACAGTCTAGAGCCGAGAGTCATCAAGTGTCACATGGAATATGAATCAGGAGAGACGGAGGAAACAAAACTCACCTTGAGCATCATCG AGAAGTCACAATTTGTAGGTGACCTGGAGAAGCAGAAAACATTTTCGTCTGGTACCTCAGTCCAACTTCCATGTCAGGCAAAGGGGATTCCTCTTCCTAAAATCTCCTGGATTCGTAATGGGGAAACTGTGCCAAGTTCACAAG GTCATATATCTGTCAGTACCGATGGGACTTTAAACATAAACAACATTCAGTTGGCAGATAGTGGGGTGTACAGCTGCCGGGCATGGATTGAGGAGCGCAAAGAAGAGGCTTTTAGGAATGTCTCTGTCATTGTGAATG CTCCTCCAACTGCTTGGTTCCAGAATTCTGATCTAAATGTCAATTTAAAATCGGATGCAAACCTTACCTGCCGGGTGACTGGGCATCCCCTGCCAAAAGTGACCTGGACAAG AGGGTCAGGTCCTGTGACACATGATGGACAGAAGTACGTCCTCAGTGCTACTGGACAGGAGCTGTCGGTTCTTCAGCTGGATGTGTCGGATGAAGGGGAATATATTTGCAGTGCTCAAAATAAATTTGGCCAAGTCAGCGCCACTTTGACTCTGCAAGTCATTG AAGCCCAGACCCTGAGCAAAGGAGTGCTCATTGGCATTGTGCTGCTCATAATCTTGGTGCTGCTTCTTGTTATTGACTTAACTTGTTATCGAACCAAACGCAGAGGTTTCCTTATGTTCCTCACCAGCAAGGTGCTAAGGAATCAAATCCCACAAGTCAAGCTCGAGGAGAATGAAAA GAAGGCATCGGCTGAGAAGAGTCATGTGGTGAAAATCTCAGGGGTAGAAGCCTGA